One segment of Meleagris gallopavo isolate NT-WF06-2002-E0010 breed Aviagen turkey brand Nicholas breeding stock chromosome 8, Turkey_5.1, whole genome shotgun sequence DNA contains the following:
- the NFKB2 gene encoding nuclear factor NF-kappa-B p100 subunit isoform X1: protein MLGLDGLLRPAASGTAGGRPRSDMDEHFQPCLDGIDYDDFSFGSHMVEQKEPLMETAVGPYLVIIEQPKQRGFRFRYGCEGPSHGGLPGASSEKGHKTYPTVKICNYEGVARIEVDLVTHSDPPRVHAHSLVGKQCNEAGNCVVIVGPKDMTAQFSNLGVLHVTKKNMMEIMKEKLKKQKTRNTNGLLTEAELREIELEAKELKKVMDLSIVRLRFTAYLRDSSGNFTLALQPVISDPIHDSKSPGASNLKISRMDKTAGSVRGGDEVYLLCDKVQKDDIEVRFYEDDENGWQAFGDFSPTDVHKQYAIVFRTPPYHKPKIDRPVTVFLQLKRKRGGDVSDSKQFTYYPVVEDKEEVERKRKKVLPQFPQHFGGGSHMGGAGGAGGFGAGGGGNLSFPYSSGLGYNNLYSSSPHPVGGGYQGGVQMKAPSESGDGGDRQVPTESTYCRELQRHAHLCHLWLLARRNAHALLDYSVTADPRMLLAVQRHLVASQDENGDTPLHLAIIHEQTAVIKQLIEVVVSIPSQQIINITNNLQQTPLHLAVITKQPQVVQLLLQAHANPTLLDRYGNSLLHLALQAGDEEMLRTLLAHLGSATPYLLCLPNFHGLLPVHLAVKAKSLACLDLLVRKGADVNGVERQGGRTPLHLAVEMENLNMATHLVKKLGANVNSRTFAGNTPLHLAAGLGSPTLTKLLLKAGADVQHENDEPVSPSSSEASSDTDGDPEEQEQAMELGEPAPSPHPTPEEEQGQTGPRQRRCHTALDLTRSQKVRDILLQASQPCPDTELPTAPRPGNVLSLDSDALQGLEQLLNQDSSGSDWMELAKRLGLCSLVETYKDTPSPSISLLRSYELAGGSLGGLLEALDSMGLRGAVRMLRKPEPLEKLQSTEVKEDSAYGSESVEEEQAATLKPRPVPEGELLHSQQQQVH, encoded by the exons ATGCTGGGGCTGGACGGGCTGCTGCGGCCGGCCGCCTCCGGCACG GCCGGCGGCCGGCCCCGCAGCGACATGGACGAGCACTTCCAGCCC TGCCTGGATGGGATTGACTACGATGACTTCAGCTTTGGCTCCCACATGGTGGAGCAGAAGGAGCCCCTTATGGAGACAG CAGTCGGCCCTTACCTGGTGATCATTGAGCAGCCGAAGCAG CGGGGCTTTCGATTTCGGTATGGCTGCGAGGGCCCTTCGCACGGGGGGCTGCCAGGAGCCTCCAGCGAGAAGGGGCACAAGACCTATCCCACCGTCaag ATCTGCAACTACGAAGGGGTAGCGCGCATCGAGGTGGACCTGGTGACGCACAGTGACCCTCCACGTGTGCACGCGCACAGCCTGGTGGGCAAGCAGTGCAACGAGGCCGGCAACTGCGTCGTCATTGTGGGGCCCAAAGACATGACGGCACA GTTCAGCAATCTGGGAGTGCTCCACGTCACCAAAAAGAACATGATGGAGATCATGaaggagaagctgaagaagcagaagacaCGCAACACAAACGGACTGCTGACAG AAGCTGAACTGCGTGAGATCGAGCTGGAGGCCAAGGAGCTGAAGAAGGTGATGGACCTGAGTATCGTGCGGCTGCGCTTCACCGCTTACCTCCGTGACAGCAGTGGAAACTTCACTTTGGCACTGCAGCCTGTCATCTCTGATCCCATCCATGACAGCA AGTCCCCTGGTGCTTCTAATCTCAAGATCTCGCGGATGGACAAGACTGCGGGCTCAGTGCGGGGTGGTGACGAGGTCTACCTGCTGTGCGACAAGGTGCAGAAAG ATGACATTGAGGTGCGGTTCTATGAGGACGACGAGAATGGCTGGCAGGCCTTTGGAGACTTCTCTCCCACGGACGTACACAAACAG TACGCCATTGTCTTCCGCACACCTCCCTACCACAAACCCAAAATTGACCGTCCTGTCACCGTGTTCCTGCAACTTAAGCGGAAGCGTGGAGGGGACGTCAGCGACTCCAAGCAGTTCACCTATTACCCCGTGGTTGAGG ATAAGGAGGAGGTGGAGCGGAAGCGCAAGAAGGtgctgcctcagtttccccagcacTTTGGCGGAGGCTCTCACATGgggggtgctggaggtgctgggggctttggagcaggaggag GCGGTAACCTCAGCTTCCCTTATTCATCCGGACTGGGATACAACAACCTCTACTCCTCCAGCCCGCACCCCGTAGGGGGGGGGTACCAGGGCGGTGTGCAGATGAAGGCCCCCAGCGAGAGTGGGGATGGAGGTGACAGACAGGTGCCTACAGAAAGCACCtactgcagggagctgcagcgGCATG CCCACCTGTGCCACCTGTGGTTGCTGGCACGCCGCAACGCCCATGCCCTGCTGGACTACTCGGTGACTGCTGACCCTcgcatgctgctggctgtgcagaggCACCTGGTAGCCTCACAAGATGAGAATGGGGACAC GCCCTTGCACCTCGCCATCATCCATGAGCAGACGGCTGTGATCAAGCAGCTAATTGAGGTGGTGGTCAGCATCCCTAGCCAGCAGATCATTAACATCACCAACAATCTGCAGCAG ACACCGCTGCACCTGGCAGTCATCACCAAGCAGCCCCAGGtggtgcagctcctgctgcaggcccATGCCAACCCCACCCTGCTGGACCGCTACGGCAACTCCCTGCTGCACCTGGCACTGCAGGCTGGTGATGAGGAGATGCTGCGGACGCTGCTGGCCCACCTGGGCTCTGCCACCCCCTACCTGTTGTGCTTGCCCAACTTCCACG GTCTCCTGCCCGTACACCTGGCTGTGAAGGCGAAGAGCCTGGCCTGCTTGGACCTGCTGGTCAGGAAGGGCGCGGATGTGAATGGCGTGGAGAGGCAGGGCGGCAGGACACCACTGCACCTGGCTGTGGAGATGGAGAACCTCAACATGGCCACACACCTGGTGAAGAAG CTGGGAGCAAATGTCAACAGCCGGACCTTTGCTGGGAACACCCCCCTGCACCTGGCTGCTGGCCTGGGCTCCCCAACCCTCACCAAACTGCTGCTCAAAGCAG GGGCAGATGTGCAGCATGAGAACGACGAGCCTGTCAGCCCCTCCTCGTCAGAGGCCAGCAGCGACACGGATGGTGACCCCgaggagcaggagcaggctATGGAGCTGGGGGAGCCAGCCCCGAGCCCCCATCCCACCCCTGAGGAGGAGCAGGGGCAAACAGGGCCTCGGCAGCGCCGCTGCCACACAGCTCTGGACCTGACCCGGAGCCAGAAG GTGCGGGACATATTGCTGCAGGCCTCCCAGCCATGCCCTGATACTGAGCTGCCCACCGCCCCCCGGCCAg GGAATGTGCTGTCTCTGGACAGCGATGCGCTGcaggggctggagcagctgctgaacCAGGACAGCAGCGGGTCAGACTGGATGGAGCTGGCCAAGAGGCTGGGGCTCTGCAGCCTGGTGGAAACCTACAAGGACACGCCTTCACCCAGCATCAGCCTGCTGCGCAGCTATGAG CTGGCCGGGGGCAGCCTTGGGGGCCTTCTGGAGGCGCTGGACTCCATGGGCTTGCGCGGGGCTGTCAGAATGCTGCGCAAACCTGAGCCGCTGGagaagctgcagagcacag AGGTCAAGGAAGACAGTGCCTATGGGAGCGAATCGGTGGAGGAGGAGCAGGCGGCCACCCTGAAGCCGAGGCCGGTGCCAGAGGGAGAGCTGctccacagccagcagcagcaggtgcaCTGA
- the NFKB2 gene encoding nuclear factor NF-kappa-B p100 subunit isoform X2, which produces MLGLDGLLRPAASGTAGGRPRSDMDEHFQPCLDGIDYDDFSFGSHMVEQKEPLMETVGPYLVIIEQPKQRGFRFRYGCEGPSHGGLPGASSEKGHKTYPTVKICNYEGVARIEVDLVTHSDPPRVHAHSLVGKQCNEAGNCVVIVGPKDMTAQFSNLGVLHVTKKNMMEIMKEKLKKQKTRNTNGLLTEAELREIELEAKELKKVMDLSIVRLRFTAYLRDSSGNFTLALQPVISDPIHDSKSPGASNLKISRMDKTAGSVRGGDEVYLLCDKVQKDDIEVRFYEDDENGWQAFGDFSPTDVHKQYAIVFRTPPYHKPKIDRPVTVFLQLKRKRGGDVSDSKQFTYYPVVEDKEEVERKRKKVLPQFPQHFGGGSHMGGAGGAGGFGAGGGGNLSFPYSSGLGYNNLYSSSPHPVGGGYQGGVQMKAPSESGDGGDRQVPTESTYCRELQRHAHLCHLWLLARRNAHALLDYSVTADPRMLLAVQRHLVASQDENGDTPLHLAIIHEQTAVIKQLIEVVVSIPSQQIINITNNLQQTPLHLAVITKQPQVVQLLLQAHANPTLLDRYGNSLLHLALQAGDEEMLRTLLAHLGSATPYLLCLPNFHGLLPVHLAVKAKSLACLDLLVRKGADVNGVERQGGRTPLHLAVEMENLNMATHLVKKLGANVNSRTFAGNTPLHLAAGLGSPTLTKLLLKAGADVQHENDEPVSPSSSEASSDTDGDPEEQEQAMELGEPAPSPHPTPEEEQGQTGPRQRRCHTALDLTRSQKVRDILLQASQPCPDTELPTAPRPGNVLSLDSDALQGLEQLLNQDSSGSDWMELAKRLGLCSLVETYKDTPSPSISLLRSYELAGGSLGGLLEALDSMGLRGAVRMLRKPEPLEKLQSTEVKEDSAYGSESVEEEQAATLKPRPVPEGELLHSQQQQVH; this is translated from the exons ATGCTGGGGCTGGACGGGCTGCTGCGGCCGGCCGCCTCCGGCACG GCCGGCGGCCGGCCCCGCAGCGACATGGACGAGCACTTCCAGCCC TGCCTGGATGGGATTGACTACGATGACTTCAGCTTTGGCTCCCACATGGTGGAGCAGAAGGAGCCCCTTATGGAGACAG TCGGCCCTTACCTGGTGATCATTGAGCAGCCGAAGCAG CGGGGCTTTCGATTTCGGTATGGCTGCGAGGGCCCTTCGCACGGGGGGCTGCCAGGAGCCTCCAGCGAGAAGGGGCACAAGACCTATCCCACCGTCaag ATCTGCAACTACGAAGGGGTAGCGCGCATCGAGGTGGACCTGGTGACGCACAGTGACCCTCCACGTGTGCACGCGCACAGCCTGGTGGGCAAGCAGTGCAACGAGGCCGGCAACTGCGTCGTCATTGTGGGGCCCAAAGACATGACGGCACA GTTCAGCAATCTGGGAGTGCTCCACGTCACCAAAAAGAACATGATGGAGATCATGaaggagaagctgaagaagcagaagacaCGCAACACAAACGGACTGCTGACAG AAGCTGAACTGCGTGAGATCGAGCTGGAGGCCAAGGAGCTGAAGAAGGTGATGGACCTGAGTATCGTGCGGCTGCGCTTCACCGCTTACCTCCGTGACAGCAGTGGAAACTTCACTTTGGCACTGCAGCCTGTCATCTCTGATCCCATCCATGACAGCA AGTCCCCTGGTGCTTCTAATCTCAAGATCTCGCGGATGGACAAGACTGCGGGCTCAGTGCGGGGTGGTGACGAGGTCTACCTGCTGTGCGACAAGGTGCAGAAAG ATGACATTGAGGTGCGGTTCTATGAGGACGACGAGAATGGCTGGCAGGCCTTTGGAGACTTCTCTCCCACGGACGTACACAAACAG TACGCCATTGTCTTCCGCACACCTCCCTACCACAAACCCAAAATTGACCGTCCTGTCACCGTGTTCCTGCAACTTAAGCGGAAGCGTGGAGGGGACGTCAGCGACTCCAAGCAGTTCACCTATTACCCCGTGGTTGAGG ATAAGGAGGAGGTGGAGCGGAAGCGCAAGAAGGtgctgcctcagtttccccagcacTTTGGCGGAGGCTCTCACATGgggggtgctggaggtgctgggggctttggagcaggaggag GCGGTAACCTCAGCTTCCCTTATTCATCCGGACTGGGATACAACAACCTCTACTCCTCCAGCCCGCACCCCGTAGGGGGGGGGTACCAGGGCGGTGTGCAGATGAAGGCCCCCAGCGAGAGTGGGGATGGAGGTGACAGACAGGTGCCTACAGAAAGCACCtactgcagggagctgcagcgGCATG CCCACCTGTGCCACCTGTGGTTGCTGGCACGCCGCAACGCCCATGCCCTGCTGGACTACTCGGTGACTGCTGACCCTcgcatgctgctggctgtgcagaggCACCTGGTAGCCTCACAAGATGAGAATGGGGACAC GCCCTTGCACCTCGCCATCATCCATGAGCAGACGGCTGTGATCAAGCAGCTAATTGAGGTGGTGGTCAGCATCCCTAGCCAGCAGATCATTAACATCACCAACAATCTGCAGCAG ACACCGCTGCACCTGGCAGTCATCACCAAGCAGCCCCAGGtggtgcagctcctgctgcaggcccATGCCAACCCCACCCTGCTGGACCGCTACGGCAACTCCCTGCTGCACCTGGCACTGCAGGCTGGTGATGAGGAGATGCTGCGGACGCTGCTGGCCCACCTGGGCTCTGCCACCCCCTACCTGTTGTGCTTGCCCAACTTCCACG GTCTCCTGCCCGTACACCTGGCTGTGAAGGCGAAGAGCCTGGCCTGCTTGGACCTGCTGGTCAGGAAGGGCGCGGATGTGAATGGCGTGGAGAGGCAGGGCGGCAGGACACCACTGCACCTGGCTGTGGAGATGGAGAACCTCAACATGGCCACACACCTGGTGAAGAAG CTGGGAGCAAATGTCAACAGCCGGACCTTTGCTGGGAACACCCCCCTGCACCTGGCTGCTGGCCTGGGCTCCCCAACCCTCACCAAACTGCTGCTCAAAGCAG GGGCAGATGTGCAGCATGAGAACGACGAGCCTGTCAGCCCCTCCTCGTCAGAGGCCAGCAGCGACACGGATGGTGACCCCgaggagcaggagcaggctATGGAGCTGGGGGAGCCAGCCCCGAGCCCCCATCCCACCCCTGAGGAGGAGCAGGGGCAAACAGGGCCTCGGCAGCGCCGCTGCCACACAGCTCTGGACCTGACCCGGAGCCAGAAG GTGCGGGACATATTGCTGCAGGCCTCCCAGCCATGCCCTGATACTGAGCTGCCCACCGCCCCCCGGCCAg GGAATGTGCTGTCTCTGGACAGCGATGCGCTGcaggggctggagcagctgctgaacCAGGACAGCAGCGGGTCAGACTGGATGGAGCTGGCCAAGAGGCTGGGGCTCTGCAGCCTGGTGGAAACCTACAAGGACACGCCTTCACCCAGCATCAGCCTGCTGCGCAGCTATGAG CTGGCCGGGGGCAGCCTTGGGGGCCTTCTGGAGGCGCTGGACTCCATGGGCTTGCGCGGGGCTGTCAGAATGCTGCGCAAACCTGAGCCGCTGGagaagctgcagagcacag AGGTCAAGGAAGACAGTGCCTATGGGAGCGAATCGGTGGAGGAGGAGCAGGCGGCCACCCTGAAGCCGAGGCCGGTGCCAGAGGGAGAGCTGctccacagccagcagcagcaggtgcaCTGA
- the NFKB2 gene encoding nuclear factor NF-kappa-B p100 subunit isoform X3 has protein sequence MLGLDGLLRPAASGTCLDGIDYDDFSFGSHMVEQKEPLMETAVGPYLVIIEQPKQRGFRFRYGCEGPSHGGLPGASSEKGHKTYPTVKICNYEGVARIEVDLVTHSDPPRVHAHSLVGKQCNEAGNCVVIVGPKDMTAQFSNLGVLHVTKKNMMEIMKEKLKKQKTRNTNGLLTEAELREIELEAKELKKVMDLSIVRLRFTAYLRDSSGNFTLALQPVISDPIHDSKSPGASNLKISRMDKTAGSVRGGDEVYLLCDKVQKDDIEVRFYEDDENGWQAFGDFSPTDVHKQYAIVFRTPPYHKPKIDRPVTVFLQLKRKRGGDVSDSKQFTYYPVVEDKEEVERKRKKVLPQFPQHFGGGSHMGGAGGAGGFGAGGGGNLSFPYSSGLGYNNLYSSSPHPVGGGYQGGVQMKAPSESGDGGDRQVPTESTYCRELQRHAHLCHLWLLARRNAHALLDYSVTADPRMLLAVQRHLVASQDENGDTPLHLAIIHEQTAVIKQLIEVVVSIPSQQIINITNNLQQTPLHLAVITKQPQVVQLLLQAHANPTLLDRYGNSLLHLALQAGDEEMLRTLLAHLGSATPYLLCLPNFHGLLPVHLAVKAKSLACLDLLVRKGADVNGVERQGGRTPLHLAVEMENLNMATHLVKKLGANVNSRTFAGNTPLHLAAGLGSPTLTKLLLKAGADVQHENDEPVSPSSSEASSDTDGDPEEQEQAMELGEPAPSPHPTPEEEQGQTGPRQRRCHTALDLTRSQKVRDILLQASQPCPDTELPTAPRPGNVLSLDSDALQGLEQLLNQDSSGSDWMELAKRLGLCSLVETYKDTPSPSISLLRSYELAGGSLGGLLEALDSMGLRGAVRMLRKPEPLEKLQSTEVKEDSAYGSESVEEEQAATLKPRPVPEGELLHSQQQQVH, from the exons ATGCTGGGGCTGGACGGGCTGCTGCGGCCGGCCGCCTCCGGCACG TGCCTGGATGGGATTGACTACGATGACTTCAGCTTTGGCTCCCACATGGTGGAGCAGAAGGAGCCCCTTATGGAGACAG CAGTCGGCCCTTACCTGGTGATCATTGAGCAGCCGAAGCAG CGGGGCTTTCGATTTCGGTATGGCTGCGAGGGCCCTTCGCACGGGGGGCTGCCAGGAGCCTCCAGCGAGAAGGGGCACAAGACCTATCCCACCGTCaag ATCTGCAACTACGAAGGGGTAGCGCGCATCGAGGTGGACCTGGTGACGCACAGTGACCCTCCACGTGTGCACGCGCACAGCCTGGTGGGCAAGCAGTGCAACGAGGCCGGCAACTGCGTCGTCATTGTGGGGCCCAAAGACATGACGGCACA GTTCAGCAATCTGGGAGTGCTCCACGTCACCAAAAAGAACATGATGGAGATCATGaaggagaagctgaagaagcagaagacaCGCAACACAAACGGACTGCTGACAG AAGCTGAACTGCGTGAGATCGAGCTGGAGGCCAAGGAGCTGAAGAAGGTGATGGACCTGAGTATCGTGCGGCTGCGCTTCACCGCTTACCTCCGTGACAGCAGTGGAAACTTCACTTTGGCACTGCAGCCTGTCATCTCTGATCCCATCCATGACAGCA AGTCCCCTGGTGCTTCTAATCTCAAGATCTCGCGGATGGACAAGACTGCGGGCTCAGTGCGGGGTGGTGACGAGGTCTACCTGCTGTGCGACAAGGTGCAGAAAG ATGACATTGAGGTGCGGTTCTATGAGGACGACGAGAATGGCTGGCAGGCCTTTGGAGACTTCTCTCCCACGGACGTACACAAACAG TACGCCATTGTCTTCCGCACACCTCCCTACCACAAACCCAAAATTGACCGTCCTGTCACCGTGTTCCTGCAACTTAAGCGGAAGCGTGGAGGGGACGTCAGCGACTCCAAGCAGTTCACCTATTACCCCGTGGTTGAGG ATAAGGAGGAGGTGGAGCGGAAGCGCAAGAAGGtgctgcctcagtttccccagcacTTTGGCGGAGGCTCTCACATGgggggtgctggaggtgctgggggctttggagcaggaggag GCGGTAACCTCAGCTTCCCTTATTCATCCGGACTGGGATACAACAACCTCTACTCCTCCAGCCCGCACCCCGTAGGGGGGGGGTACCAGGGCGGTGTGCAGATGAAGGCCCCCAGCGAGAGTGGGGATGGAGGTGACAGACAGGTGCCTACAGAAAGCACCtactgcagggagctgcagcgGCATG CCCACCTGTGCCACCTGTGGTTGCTGGCACGCCGCAACGCCCATGCCCTGCTGGACTACTCGGTGACTGCTGACCCTcgcatgctgctggctgtgcagaggCACCTGGTAGCCTCACAAGATGAGAATGGGGACAC GCCCTTGCACCTCGCCATCATCCATGAGCAGACGGCTGTGATCAAGCAGCTAATTGAGGTGGTGGTCAGCATCCCTAGCCAGCAGATCATTAACATCACCAACAATCTGCAGCAG ACACCGCTGCACCTGGCAGTCATCACCAAGCAGCCCCAGGtggtgcagctcctgctgcaggcccATGCCAACCCCACCCTGCTGGACCGCTACGGCAACTCCCTGCTGCACCTGGCACTGCAGGCTGGTGATGAGGAGATGCTGCGGACGCTGCTGGCCCACCTGGGCTCTGCCACCCCCTACCTGTTGTGCTTGCCCAACTTCCACG GTCTCCTGCCCGTACACCTGGCTGTGAAGGCGAAGAGCCTGGCCTGCTTGGACCTGCTGGTCAGGAAGGGCGCGGATGTGAATGGCGTGGAGAGGCAGGGCGGCAGGACACCACTGCACCTGGCTGTGGAGATGGAGAACCTCAACATGGCCACACACCTGGTGAAGAAG CTGGGAGCAAATGTCAACAGCCGGACCTTTGCTGGGAACACCCCCCTGCACCTGGCTGCTGGCCTGGGCTCCCCAACCCTCACCAAACTGCTGCTCAAAGCAG GGGCAGATGTGCAGCATGAGAACGACGAGCCTGTCAGCCCCTCCTCGTCAGAGGCCAGCAGCGACACGGATGGTGACCCCgaggagcaggagcaggctATGGAGCTGGGGGAGCCAGCCCCGAGCCCCCATCCCACCCCTGAGGAGGAGCAGGGGCAAACAGGGCCTCGGCAGCGCCGCTGCCACACAGCTCTGGACCTGACCCGGAGCCAGAAG GTGCGGGACATATTGCTGCAGGCCTCCCAGCCATGCCCTGATACTGAGCTGCCCACCGCCCCCCGGCCAg GGAATGTGCTGTCTCTGGACAGCGATGCGCTGcaggggctggagcagctgctgaacCAGGACAGCAGCGGGTCAGACTGGATGGAGCTGGCCAAGAGGCTGGGGCTCTGCAGCCTGGTGGAAACCTACAAGGACACGCCTTCACCCAGCATCAGCCTGCTGCGCAGCTATGAG CTGGCCGGGGGCAGCCTTGGGGGCCTTCTGGAGGCGCTGGACTCCATGGGCTTGCGCGGGGCTGTCAGAATGCTGCGCAAACCTGAGCCGCTGGagaagctgcagagcacag AGGTCAAGGAAGACAGTGCCTATGGGAGCGAATCGGTGGAGGAGGAGCAGGCGGCCACCCTGAAGCCGAGGCCGGTGCCAGAGGGAGAGCTGctccacagccagcagcagcaggtgcaCTGA